Proteins from a genomic interval of Gossypium hirsutum isolate 1008001.06 chromosome A09, Gossypium_hirsutum_v2.1, whole genome shotgun sequence:
- the LOC107889632 gene encoding mitochondrial substrate carrier family protein B produces MNMEARVGVVVEGGQRALNSAHGAVVDAGARKFLQQQQQQQHEHSSKQGLNPQIGTVQQLLAGGIAGAFSKTCTAPLARLTILFQVQGMQSDLSALSKASIWREASRIINEEGFKAFWKGNLVTIAHRLPYTAVNFYAYERYKSFLQSALCLENQRVKAGADLGVHFVGGGLAGMTAASATYPLDLVRTRLAAQRNTIYYRGIWHAFHTICREEGFFGLYKGLGATLLGVGPSIAISFSVYESLRSYWQLQRPDDSTIMVSLACGSLSGIASSTAMFPVDLVRRRMQLEGAAGRARVYKTGLAGTFRHIIHSEGLRGLYRGILPEYYKVVPGVGIVFMTYETLKMLLSSIPTGY; encoded by the exons ATGAATATGGAGGCAAGAGTTGGGGTGGTGGTAGAAGGAGGGCAAAGGGCTTTGAATTCAGCCCATGGAGCTGTTGTTGATGCTGGGGCTAGAAAGTTTTtacagcagcagcagcaacaacaacaTGAGCATTCTTCAAAACAGGGCTTGAATCCGCAGATTGGGACTGTTCAACAGCTTCTTGCTGGTGGTATTGCTGGTGCTTTTAGCAAGACTTGTACGGCTCCTCTTGCTCGTTTAACCATCTTATTTCAG GTCCAAGGAATGCAGTCAGATTTATCAGCATTGAGCAAGGCTAGCATATGGCGTGAGGCTTCTCGCATTATTAATGAAGAAGGGTTCAAAGCTTTTTGGAAAGGCAATCTGGTTACCATTGCTCATCGTCTTCCCTACACTGCAGTCAACTTCTATGCCTATGAACGCTACAAGAGT TTTCTGCAGTCTGCCCTCTGCTTGGAAAATCAAAGGGTAAAAGCTGGTGCTGATCTTGGTGTGCACTTTGTAGGCGGTGGGTTGGCTGGAATGACTGCTGCCTCTGCTACATATCCATTGGATCTTGTAAGGACGCGTCTTGCAGCCCAG AGAAACACAATATACTACAGGGGCATTTGGCATGCCTTTCATACCATTTGCAGAGAAGAGGGATTTTTCGGCTTGTATAAAGGACTTGGAGCAACATTATTG GGTGTTGGACCAAGTATAGCTATAAGCTTTTCAGTATATGAATCTTTGAGATCTTATTGGCAATTACAAAG GCCTGATGATTCCACTATTATGGTTAGCCTTGCTTGTGGCAGCCTCTCAGGCATTGCATCATCAACAG CTATGTTTCCTGTTGATCTCGTGAGGAGACGCATGCAATTGGAAGGGGCTGCAGGGCGAGCTCGTGTTTACAAAACTGGGTTGGCTGGGACTTTCAGGCATATAATCCATTCGGAAGGTCTTCGTGGCTTGTACAGAGGGATTCTGCCTGAATACTACAAGGTGGTTCCTGGTGTAGGCATTGTCTTCATGACCTACGAAACATTGAAGATGCTTCTATCAAGCATCCCAACCGGTTATTAG
- the LOC107889630 gene encoding protein NRT1/ PTR FAMILY 5.6 — translation MEQTKGNEMRNINVTDDHDDDEKWVYDSSVDHKGRLPLRASTGAWKASLFIIAIEFSERLSYFGIATSLIIYLTKVIHQDLKTAARSVNYWAGVTTLMPLFGGFIADAYLGRFFTVLCSTIVYILGLILLTMSWFVPSLRACEGDVCAEPRKAHEVAFFLAIYLISIGTGGHKPSLESFGADQFDDDHPQERKNKMSFFNWWNSGLCSGLLLGVTVIVYVQDHVNWGIADIILTVVMASSLLIFIIGRPYYRYRMPSGSPLTPMLQVLVAAISKRKLPHPSNPADLYEVPNSQKAQGRLLCHTKKLKFLDRAAIVEEKENSFEKQDPWRLATVTKVEEMKLVLNMIPIWLATLPFGICVAQAATFFIKQGVIMNRNIGGFLIPPASIYSLAAIGMITSVIIYEKILVPILRKATGNERGIKILQRIGIGMLFSIATMIVAALVEKKRLGAVKKDPVNGSLSMSVFWLAPQFLIIGAGDGFALVGLQEYFYDQVPDSMRSLGIAFYLSVIGAANFLSSLLITLVDHITEKGGKSWFGKDLNSSRLDNFYWLLAIMTMANLLLFVFVAKRYSYKNVQSLAVANCNEDDHDAAGSMA, via the exons ATGGAGCAGacaaaaggaaatgaaatgagaaatattAATGTTACTGATGATCATGACGATGACGAGAAATGGGTTTATGATTCTTCTGTTGATCATAAAGGAAGACTTCCCCTTCGAGCTTCCACTGGTGCTTGGAAAGCTTCTCTCTTTATCATCG CAATCGAGTTCAGTGAAAGGCTGAGTTACTTTGGGATAGCAACGAGTTTAATCATTTACCTCACCAAGGTGATTCACCAAGACCTCAAAACTGCTGCGAGGAGTGTCAACTACTGGGCTGGGGTCACCACCTTGATGCCATTGTTTGGAGGTTTCATTGCTGATGCTTACTTGGGCCGCTTTTTTACTGTTCTTTGTTCAACCATTGTCTACATTTTG GGATTGATTCTGTTGACAATGTCCTGGTTTGTACCAAGCTTAAGAGCATGCGAAGGTGATGTGTGTGCTGAGCCAAGGAAGGCTCATGAAGTGGCCTTTTTCCTTGCCATATACTTGATCTCCATTGGAACGGGAGGCCATAAACCTTCATTGGAGAGCTTTGGAGCTGACCAGTTCGACGATGATCACCCACAGGAGAGAAAGAACAAGATGTCTTTCTTCAACTGGTGGAACTCTGGTCTTTGCTCTGGACTCTTATTGGGCGTCACTGTAATTGTATACGTTCAAGACCATGTCAATTGGGGCATTGCGGATATTATTCTCACTGTAGTAATGGCTTCGTCGCTGTTAATCTTCATCATTGGAAGGCCGTATTATCGTTACAGGATGCCATCGGGAAGCCCCTTAACTCCAATGTTACAGGTTTTAGTAGCTGCCATTTCTAAAAGAAAATTGCCCCACCCCTCCAATCCTGCAGATTTGTATGAAGTTCCCAACTCCCAAAAGGCTCAGGGGAGGCTTCTGTGTCACACCAAGAAACTTAA GTTCCTTGACAGAGCAGCCATTGTTGAGGAGAAGGAGAATTCATTTGAGAAACAGGATCCATGGAGACTTGCAACAGTGACCAAGGTTGAGGAGATGAAACTTGTTCTCAACATGATTCCCATATGGCTAGCAACATTACCCTTTGGAATCTGCGTAGCCCAAGCTGCCACATTCTTCATCAAACAAGGTGTCATTATGAACCGTAACATTGGCGGTTTTCTCATCCCACCAGCCTCCATTTACTCTCTAGCCGCCATTGGAATGATAACGTCGGTAATCATATATGAAAAGATCCTCGTACCAATACTAAGGAAAGCAACTGGAAACGAACGAGGCATCAAAATTCTCCAGAGGATTGGCATTGGGATGCTTTTCTCAATCGCTACAATGATAGTTGCAGCCCTTGTGGAGAAAAAGAGATTAGGTGCAGTCAAAAAGGACCCAGTGAATGGCTCCCTCTCAATGAGTGTATTCTGGTTAGCACCCCAGTTCCTCATCATCGGTGCAGGAGATGGATTCGCCCTGGTGGGCTTGCAAGAGTATTTTTATGACCAAGTACCTGATTCCATGAGAAGCTTAGGCATTGCATTTTACCTCAGCGTGATTGGAGCTGCAAACTTCCTTAGCAGCCTGCTCATAACGCTTGTCGATCACATCACTGAGAAGGGAGGGAAGAGTTGGTTCGGCAAAGACTTGAACAGCAGCCGCTTAGACAATTTTTACTGGCTATTGGCAATCATGACCATGGCGAACTTGCTCCTCTTTGTTTTCGTGGCAAAGCGTTACTCTTACAAAAATGTCCAGAGCTTGGCTGTTGCTAATTGCAATGAAGATGACCATGATGCGGCTGGATCCATGGCTTAA
- the LOC107889633 gene encoding protein MIZU-KUSSEI 1, giving the protein MTKIDALRRLLPCLSPTTATSKATSTPIKKRLSTSLRNDVVDPLHPVLTNTNQDKDKDSQDSTTTTDLEPPVSAFSRPSRSMVIGTIFGQRKGHVWFCFQHHRLSTKPSLLLELSIPTHQLVQEMSSGTVRIALECDHSELSSCPLHSVPIWTMYCNGRKIGFATKRKATRHNRLMLKTMQSITVGAGMIPTGVGSSGSEEIMYMRANYEHVIGNSDYESFHLVNPDECAGQELSVYLMRSR; this is encoded by the coding sequence ATGACGAAGATCGACGCCCTCCGTCGACTCCTCCCTTGTCTCTCTCCCACCACCGCCACCTCCAAGGCCACCTCTACTCCCATCAAGAAACGCCTAAGCACCTCTCTAAGAAACGACGTCGTCGACCCTCTCCACCCCGTACTCACCAACACAAACCAAGACAAAGACAAAGATTCCCAAGATTCCACCACAACAACCGATCTCGAACCGCCCGTTTCGGCCTTCTCACGCCCTTCCAGGTCAATGGTCATTGGCACCATCTTCGGCCAACGCAAAGGCCACGTCTGGTTTTGCTTCCAACACCACCGTCTCTCCACAAAACCCTCTCTCCTCCTCGAACTCTCCATCCCAACTCACCAACTTGTCCAAGAAATGAGTTCCGGCACCGTCCGCATCGCTCTCGAGTGCGACCACTCCGAACTCAGCTCCTGTCCTCTCCATTCAGTCCCCATTTGGACCATGTACTGCAATGGTCGCAAAATTGGATTCGCTACTAAAAGAAAAGCCACTCGCCATAACCGATTGATGTTAAAGACCATGCAATCTATCACAGTTGGAGCAGGGATGATACCAACCGGCGTCGGATCGTCGGGTTCGGAGGAGATCATGTACATGAGGGCTAATTATGAACATGTTATCGGCAACTCTGACTATGAGTCGTTTCACCTTGTGAACCCAGATGAATGTGCTGGCCAAGAACTAAGCGTGTACCTTATGAGATCACGGTGA
- the LOC107889631 gene encoding aldehyde oxidase GLOX — protein sequence MSTPSSLSLSLPFAMAKYASSLRWLLQSLIFTILSTVRAQLPGTWELLVPNAGVASMHTAVTRFNTVVLLDRTNIGPSRKMLTKGHCRIDSNDVVLKKDCFAHSVVLDLQTNQIRPLMILTDTWCSSGQFLPDGTLVQTGGDLDGFKKIRKFEPCEPGEFCDWVELKDVELANGRWYATNQILPDGRVIIVGGRGTNTVEYYPPRKNKNGAIELKFLADVEDNQMDNLYPYVHLLPNGHLFIFANNKAVMYDHEGNRVIRDYPALSGGPRNYPSAGSSVMLALEGDFSTAVIVICGGAQYGAFIERSTDTPAHGSCGRIVATDPKPGWEMEDMPYGRIMGDMVMLPTGDTLIINGAQAGTQGFEMASNPCLYPVLYRPDQPVGLRFMTLNPGTVPRMYHSTANLLPDGRVLIAGSNPHYFYKFGAEFPTELRLETFSPEYLSPDRANVRPVIEGIPETVRYGEAFDVFVSVSLTVVGIIEVNFGNAPFATHSFSQGQRLVKLNVTPSVPDSGRYRIKCKAPPNGAVAPPGYYMVFAVNQGVPSVARWVHLVA from the coding sequence ATGTCCACTccctcctctctctctctctctctccccttTGCAATGGCGAAATATGCTTCTTCTCTCCGATGGCTTCTTCAAAGCTTAATTTTTACGATTCTATCGACGGTACGGGCTCAGCTCCCGGGAACATGGGAACTTCTAGTCCCAAACGCCGGCGTAGCCTCCATGCATACGGCGGTTACCAGGTTTAACACGGTTGTTCTTCTGGACCGGACCAACATCGGACCTTCCCGTAAAATGCTTACGAAAGGCCACTGCCGTATCGACTCGAACGACGTCGTACTTAAAAAGGATTGCTTCGCTCATTCCGTCGTTTTGGATCTGCAAACCAACCAAATCCGGCCGTTGATGATACTCACCGACACTTGGTGTTCATCGGGACAGTTCCTCCCCGACGGAACACTTGTACAAACTGGAGGAGACTTGGACGGGTTTAAAAAGATCCGGAAATTCGAACCGTGTGAACCCGGAGAGTTTTGCGACTGGGTGGAGCTGAAAGACGTGGAGTTAGCTAATGGCCGATGGTATGCAACGAACCAAATATTACCGGACGGAAGGGTAATTATCGTCGGAGGGAGAGGAACGAACACCGTCGAGTACTATCCGCCGAGGAAAAACAAGAACGGCGCAATTGAACTGAAATTCTTAGCTGACGTGGAAGATAACCAAATGGACAACTTATACCCTTACGTCCACCTCCTTCCCAACGGTCACCTTTTTATCTTTGCCAATAATAAAGCGGTGATGTACGATCACGAGGGCAATAGAGTAATTCGAGATTACCCAGCATTATCCGGGGGCCCACGGAATTATCCCTCAGCTGGATCGTCGGTGATGTTAGCCCTTGAAGGGGATTTTTCAACGGCTGTGATTGTCATCTGTGGTGGAGCTCAATACGGAGCTTTCATCGAGAGGAGTACTGACACTCCGGCGCATGGTAGCTGTGGGCGCATTGTAGCCACTGATCCAAAACCGGGTTGGGAGATGGAGGATATGCCATACGGACGGATCATGGGAGATATGGTGATGCTTCCCACAGGTGATACTTTGATCATCAACGGAGCTCAAGCCGGGACCCAAGGGTTCGAGATGGCTTCCAACCCGTGTTTATACCCGGTTCTATACCGACCGGATCAACCAGTTGGTTTACGGTTCATGACTTTAAACCCGGGAACAGTTCCCCGAATGTACCATTCAACCGCCAACTTGTTACCCGATGGGCGAGTTTTAATTGCAGGTAGTAACCCacattatttttacaaattcggTGCAGAATTTCCGACCGAATTAAGGCTGGAAACATTTTCACCTGAGTATTTATCCCCGGATCGAGCCAATGTTCGACCGGTAATCGAGGGAATTCCCGAGACGGTACGTTATGGCGAGGCGTTCGATGTATTTGTGTCAGTTTCACTAACGGTCGTGGGAATCATCGAGGTCAATTTCGGGAACGCACCTTTTGCTACACATTCGTTTTCACAAGGTCAGAGATTAGTTAAACTTAATGTTACGCCGTCAGTTCCAGATAGTGGCCGATACAGGATTAAATGTAAAGCACCACCAAATGGAGCGGTTGCTCCGCCAGGTTATTATATGGTTTTTGCTGTTAACCAAGGGGTTCCAAGTGTCGCTCGTTGGGTTCATTTAGTTGCTTAA